In Arachis hypogaea cultivar Tifrunner chromosome 17, arahy.Tifrunner.gnm2.J5K5, whole genome shotgun sequence, a single window of DNA contains:
- the LOC112764237 gene encoding protein FAR1-RELATED SEQUENCE 5, producing the protein MDNEVLEFDIGLEGGERECEDDEGDIEHPMAMAMAIEEDELADADRGRGTATSGSGGEIYVPEGFGAGDLLDLEPYEGMEFESEEAAKAFYNSYARRIGFSTRVSSSRRSRRDGAIIQRQFVCAKEGFRNLNEKRTKDREIKRPRTITRVGCKAALSVKMHDSGKWIVSGFVREHNHELVPPDQVHCLRSHRQISGAAKTLIDTLQAAGMGPRRIMSALIKECGGISKVGFTEVDCRNYMRNNRQRSLEGDIQLVLDYLRQMHAENPCFFYAVQSDEDQSMSNVFWADPKARLNYTFFGDTVTFDTTYRSNRYRLPFAPFTGVNHHGQPVLFGCAFLINESEASFVWLFKTWLMAMSGRPPLSITTDHDSVIRSAVLQVFPETRHRFCKWHIFKKCQEKLSHIFLKYPNFEVEFHRCVNLTESIEEFESCWSTLIDRYDLRDHEWLQAIYSACKQWVPVYLRDTFFAEMSITQRSDGMNSYFDGYVNASTNLNQFFKLYEKALDSRNEKEVRADYDTMNSSPVLKTPSPMEKQASELYTRKIFMRFQEELVGTLTFMASKTEDDGEVVTYHVAKFGEDHKAYYVKFNVLEMKASCSCQMFEFSGLVCRHVLAVFRVTNVLTLPAHYILKRWTRNAKSSVTLEEHSCDIYSYYLESHTVRYNTLRHVAFKFVDEGAKSPETYDVAMGALQEATKRVVQVMQSEERILINNGKVRSHLQIDESHTNSRSGHEEGNLGQHMSEDDMDKSIRELMNELEFANRKCEIYRSNLLSVLKAVEDHKLELSIKVENIKISIKDGL; encoded by the exons ATGGATAACGAGGTGTTAGAATTTGATATTGGGCTGGAAGGAGGGGAGAGAGAATGCGAGGATGATGAGGGCGACATTGAGCACCCTATGGCTATGGCCATGGCTATCGAAGAGGATGAACTGGCTGATGCTGACAGAGGCAGAGGCACTGCCACTAGTGGTAGCGGTGGAGAAATTTACGTTCCTGAGGGTTTTGGTGCGGGTGACCTCTTAGATCTTGAACCTTACGAGGGCATGGAATTTGAGTCTGAGGAGGCTGCCAAGGCCTTCTACAATTCTTATGCCCGTCGTATCGGGTTCAGTACTCGGGTTAGCTCATCCCGGCGTTCCAGGCGCGATGGAGCCATCATACAGAGGCAATTTGTTTGTGCAAAGGAGGGTTTCCGCAACTTGAATGAGAAACGCACCAAGGATAGGGAGATCAAGCGTCCTCGAACCATTACCAGAGTCGGATGCAAAGCGGCTTTGTCGGTCAAAATGCACGACTCTGGCAAGTGGATCGTCTCTGGGTTTGTTAGGGAACACAACCACGAGCTTGTTCCACCGGATCAGGTGCACTGCCTTCGCTCTCACAGACAAATATCTGGAGCTGCCAAGACGCTAATTGATACTTTACAGGCTGCTGGAATGGGTCCTCGGAGAATTATGTCAGCACTGATCAAGGAGTGTGGTGGGATTAGCAAAGTTGGTTTTACAGAGGTTGACTGTAGGAATTACATGAGGAATAATAGGCAGAGAAGTCTAGAAGGCGACATTCAGCTTGTTCTGGATTATTTGAGACAAATGCATGCCGAAAACCCTTGTTTCTTCTATGCTGTGCAAAGTGATGAGGACCAGTCCATGAGCAATGTTTTCTGGGCCGATCCCAAGGCAAGGTTGAATTACACTTTTTTTGGTGATACCGTAACCTTTGACACTACTTACCGGTCCAATAGGTATCGACTACCGTTCGCTCCCTTTACTGGTGTAAACCATCATGGACAACCTGTTCTCTTTGGTTGTGCTTTCCTAATAAATGAATCTGAAGCATCATTTGTATGGCTTTTCAAGACGTGGCTTATGGCTATGTCTGGACGCCCACCATTGTCAATAACAACCGATCATGATTCTGTAATTCGGTCAGCTGTACTACAAGTATTCCCTGAGACCCGCCACCGATTCTGCAAATGGCACATTTTTAAAAAATGCCAGGAGAAGTTATCTCACATTTTCCTCAAATATCCAAATTTCGAAGTTGAATTTCACAGATGTGTTAACTTGACGGAGTCAATTGAGGAATTTGAATCTTGCTGGTCAACACTCATCGATAGGTATGATCTGCGGGACCATGAATGGCTTCAAGCAATATATTCTGCTTGTAAGCAGTGGGTACCTGTATATTTGCGAGACACATTCTTTGCAGAAATGTCTATCACACAGCGAAGCGATGGCATGAACTCATACTTTGATGGGTATGTAAATGCTTCAACCAACTTAAATCAGTTCTTCAAGTTGTATGAGAAAGCACTGGATAGTCGCAATGAGAAAGAAGTCAGAGCAGATTATGACACAATGAATAGttcaccagttttgaagacccCATCCCCAATGGAGAAGCAAGCATCTGAGCTTTACACACGAAAGATTTTCATGAGGTTCCAAGAGGAGCTAGTTGGGACGCTAACATTCATGGCATCCAAAACCGAGGATGATGGGGAGGTCGTTACATATCATGTAGCTAAATTTGGAGAGGATCATAAGGCATACTATGTTAAATTCAATGTTTTAGAGATGAAAGCGAGTTGTAGTTGCCAAATGTTTGAATTTTCCGGCCTTGTTTGTAGACATGTTTTGGCAGTGTTTAGAGTAACCAATGTACTCACTCTACCCGCTCATTATATATTGAAACGTTGGACGAGAAATGCCAAAAGCAGTGTTACATTAGAAGAACATTCTTGTGATATATATTCTTACTATTTGGAATCTCATACAGTTAGATATAATACCCTCAGACACGTGGCCTTTAAGTTTGTTGATGAAGGAGCAAAGTCTCCTGAGACTTATGATGTTGCAATGGGTGCTTTACAAGAAGCCACAAAAAGAGTTGTTCAAGTAATGCAAAGTGAGGAACGAATTCTCATCAACAATGGCAAAGTTAGGAGTCACTTGCAAATTGATGAAAGTCATACTAATTCCAGAAGTGGACACGAGGAAGGAAACTTGGGCCAGCATATGTCCGAG GATGACATGGACAAGAGCATTAGAGAACTTATGAATGAGCTTGAGTTTGCAAATCGAAAGTGTGAAATTTACCGGTCCAACCTGCTCTCAGTTTTGAAAGCTGTTGAGGATCATAAGTTAGAGTTGTCAATTAAGGTGGAAAACATCAAGATAAGCATTAAAGATGGCCTCTAA